From the genome of Virgibacillus proomii, one region includes:
- a CDS encoding Glu/Leu/Phe/Val family dehydrogenase, with translation MVADNAADSTKEVKEKMDILSSTRAVVKTALEKLGYPEEVYELFKDPIRMMTVRIPVRMDDGSIKVFTGYRAQHNDSVGPTKGGVRFHPDVTEDEVKALSIWMSLKAGIVDLPYGGGKGGIICDPREMSFRELEGLSRGYVRAISQIVGPTKDIPAPDVFTNSQIMAWMMDEYSRIDEFNSPGFITGKPIVLGGSHGRESATAKGVTICINEAAKKRGIDVKGASVIIQGFGNAGSFLSKFLHDAGAKVVGISDAYGALYDSEGLDIDYLLDRRDSFGTVTKLFNNTITNKELLEKECDILVPAAVENQITEENAHNIKAGIVVEAANGPTTMEATKILTERGILLVPDVLASAGGVTVSYFEWVQNNQGYYWSEEEIDKKLHEIMIKAFNSIYNTAETRRVDMRLAAYMIGVRKMAEASRFRGWV, from the coding sequence ATGGTAGCCGATAACGCAGCAGATTCTACCAAAGAAGTGAAAGAGAAAATGGATATTTTAAGTTCAACACGAGCTGTTGTAAAAACTGCATTGGAGAAATTGGGTTACCCTGAGGAGGTCTATGAATTATTCAAAGATCCGATTCGTATGATGACAGTTCGTATCCCTGTACGGATGGATGATGGTTCGATTAAAGTATTTACTGGATATCGTGCACAACACAATGATTCCGTTGGACCGACAAAAGGTGGAGTTCGATTTCATCCGGACGTGACAGAAGATGAAGTAAAAGCATTATCTATTTGGATGAGCTTAAAAGCCGGAATTGTTGATTTACCATATGGTGGTGGAAAGGGCGGTATCATTTGTGATCCTCGTGAAATGTCTTTCCGCGAGCTGGAAGGATTAAGCAGGGGGTATGTCCGGGCAATTAGCCAAATTGTCGGACCAACAAAAGATATCCCAGCACCAGATGTATTTACAAATTCACAAATCATGGCTTGGATGATGGATGAATATAGCCGTATTGATGAATTTAATAGTCCTGGCTTTATAACTGGTAAACCAATAGTTCTTGGCGGTTCACATGGTAGGGAATCTGCAACTGCGAAAGGTGTTACAATTTGTATCAATGAAGCTGCGAAAAAAAGAGGCATTGATGTTAAAGGCGCAAGTGTAATCATTCAAGGATTTGGAAACGCTGGTAGTTTTCTGTCTAAATTTTTGCATGATGCTGGTGCAAAAGTTGTAGGAATATCTGATGCTTATGGCGCTCTTTATGATTCGGAAGGCCTTGATATTGACTATTTGTTAGATCGTAGAGACAGCTTTGGAACCGTAACCAAATTGTTTAATAACACCATTACCAATAAAGAATTGCTTGAAAAGGAATGTGACATTTTAGTGCCTGCAGCTGTTGAGAACCAAATCACAGAAGAAAATGCTCACAATATTAAAGCCGGTATTGTTGTTGAAGCAGCCAATGGTCCTACAACAATGGAAGCCACAAAAATTTTGACAGAACGCGGAATTTTGTTAGTACCTGACGTACTAGCCTCAGCTGGTGGAGTAACCGTTTCTTATTTTGAATGGGTACAAAATAACCAAGGCTATTATTGGTCTGAAGAAGAAATTGATAAGAAGCTCCACGAGATTATGATTAAGGCATTTAATTCGATTTATAATACTGCGGAAACAAGACGAGTTGATATGCGTCTAGCTGCTTATATGATTGGTGTTCGGAAAATGGCAGAAGCTTCAAGATTTCGCGGTTGGGTATAA
- a CDS encoding genetic competence negative regulator has protein sequence MRFERVSNNQFTIFLTFDDLIERGFTKDDLWYDGSNVRKLFSDMMYEASSELGFDLEGALLVQVHLMQAQGMHVIVTQKFSDAVFDTDFVEMKVTLDENKKMLFSFHDFENVIDVASYLSALTVEGGKLYYMNHTYYMLLNDHELNGANREDIIAIMSEFAQPSILTTHRLQEYGKEIFSEGAVKKIIQLFYSKR, from the coding sequence ATGCGATTTGAGAGAGTGTCTAATAATCAATTTACTATTTTTTTAACATTTGATGATTTAATTGAACGTGGATTTACAAAAGATGATTTATGGTATGACGGATCAAACGTTCGAAAGTTGTTTAGTGATATGATGTATGAAGCAAGTTCAGAATTAGGTTTTGATTTGGAAGGGGCACTCCTTGTTCAAGTCCATCTAATGCAAGCACAGGGCATGCATGTTATTGTAACGCAAAAATTTTCTGATGCAGTTTTTGATACTGATTTTGTAGAAATGAAAGTTACGTTAGATGAAAATAAAAAAATGTTATTTTCTTTTCATGATTTTGAAAATGTCATCGATGTCGCTTCCTATTTATCTGCCTTAACCGTTGAGGGGGGAAAGTTATATTATATGAACCATACGTATTATATGCTATTAAATGATCATGAATTAAATGGTGCAAACCGGGAGGATATCATTGCTATAATGTCTGAATTTGCTCAACCTAGCATTTTGACAACACATCGGCTACAGGAATACGGAAAAGAAATTTTTTCTGAAGGAGCTGTCAAGAAAATTATTCAATTATTTTATTCTAAACGCTAA
- a CDS encoding CPBP family intramembrane glutamic endopeptidase: protein MKQRELILRMDNQELRKQLTLSQIIFILISLVLSFALFESFTAQWLQLFQWQIKEILFYGVLPGLVIVSIDLILTYLLPAKYYDDGGINEKIFAEQPIWFILVFSLLVAVSEELLFRGVLQTSFGYWFASLLFALVHFRYLKKPVLLISVLFVSFYLGYLFYLTENLVVTMVAHFIVDCLLGFFIRFKREVWTR from the coding sequence ATGAAACAACGTGAACTGATATTGCGTATGGACAATCAAGAATTGCGAAAGCAACTTACTCTATCGCAAATTATTTTCATCTTAATAAGCCTCGTCCTTAGCTTTGCTCTATTTGAATCATTCACCGCTCAATGGTTGCAATTGTTTCAATGGCAGATAAAGGAAATCCTCTTTTATGGAGTACTACCTGGTTTGGTTATTGTTTCCATTGATTTAATCTTGACATATCTTCTGCCAGCAAAATATTATGATGACGGTGGAATTAATGAAAAAATATTTGCTGAACAGCCAATTTGGTTTATCCTTGTTTTTTCACTGTTAGTCGCTGTTTCTGAGGAGCTATTATTTCGTGGTGTGCTGCAAACGTCGTTTGGGTATTGGTTTGCCAGCCTGTTGTTTGCGTTGGTTCATTTTCGCTATTTAAAGAAACCTGTATTACTTATATCTGTACTTTTCGTTAGTTTTTATCTTGGTTATCTGTTTTATTTAACGGAAAACTTAGTTGTAACGATGGTTGCTCATTTTATTGTCGATTGTTTATTAGGATTTTTCATTCGATTTAAAAGAGAGGTGTGGACGAGGTGA
- a CDS encoding RecQ family ATP-dependent DNA helicase, which yields MQVETTFLQEQLQQNFGYSSFRRGQAEIIRDILAGKNVLGILPTGSGKSICYQLPAKLLNGTTIVVSPLISLMIDQVKQLKAKQFKQVTAINSFMNREMRNSVLRKLHTYRLIYVSPELLQQQYVQGRLRNLKVSLFVIDEAHCISQWGHEFRPDYLKLQEVIMACKSPPVLALSATATPKVQEDIIYALGGKEFVKHIYPMDRPNIAFSVEQVENEDEKLVIMKRLFSQYRVPSLVYFSSRQAAEEVAQELASSLDLRIAVYHGGMEQQDRITIQQQFMNDQLDIICCTSAFGMGINKSNIHLVIHYHLTTQLEAYIQEIGRAGRDGEASVSLLLYSNKDIQLPKHIISRELPSKQELVFVFNKLKVLDDADKPLPIKEEEVVNCFDINEVQWRFIKYHLENHGIIKHNSIHFQQETWDHAFKQIYTYIEKRTMIKQAKLAEIIDWIYQQDCLRKHLYKGFQSSYQPPVFQCCSNCGFSWKDWQPQQTRRKGNTYSWQEQLKNKLLIGGANETT from the coding sequence TTGCAAGTTGAAACCACTTTTTTACAAGAGCAATTACAGCAAAATTTTGGCTACTCTTCTTTCCGTCGAGGACAAGCAGAGATAATTCGTGATATTTTAGCTGGAAAAAATGTTTTAGGAATTCTACCAACAGGATCTGGTAAATCGATTTGTTATCAACTGCCTGCAAAGCTACTAAACGGGACTACAATTGTTGTATCTCCGCTTATTTCTCTTATGATTGATCAAGTGAAACAGTTAAAAGCGAAGCAATTTAAACAGGTTACAGCGATTAACAGCTTTATGAATCGGGAGATGAGGAATAGTGTTTTACGTAAACTCCACACCTACAGACTAATTTATGTTTCACCAGAACTTCTGCAGCAACAATATGTACAAGGAAGATTAAGAAATTTAAAGGTAAGCTTGTTTGTTATTGATGAAGCACATTGTATATCTCAATGGGGACATGAATTTAGACCGGACTATTTGAAATTGCAGGAAGTAATTATGGCTTGTAAATCCCCCCCTGTTTTAGCGCTGAGTGCTACAGCTACACCAAAGGTACAAGAGGACATTATATATGCATTAGGAGGTAAGGAATTTGTTAAGCACATCTATCCAATGGATCGACCTAATATTGCTTTTAGTGTAGAACAAGTAGAAAACGAAGATGAAAAGCTAGTTATTATGAAACGGTTGTTTAGCCAATATCGGGTTCCCTCCTTAGTGTATTTTTCCAGCAGGCAAGCAGCAGAAGAAGTTGCACAGGAGTTAGCTTCTAGCTTAGATCTTCGCATCGCTGTATATCACGGGGGAATGGAGCAACAAGACCGTATTACGATACAGCAACAGTTTATGAATGATCAATTGGATATTATCTGTTGTACGAGTGCTTTTGGAATGGGGATTAATAAGTCTAATATTCATTTAGTTATTCATTATCATTTAACAACACAACTGGAAGCGTACATTCAAGAAATTGGCAGGGCTGGAAGAGATGGAGAAGCAAGTGTCAGCCTATTATTATATTCAAATAAAGACATTCAGCTACCAAAACATATCATTAGCCGAGAACTTCCTTCCAAGCAAGAATTAGTATTCGTATTTAACAAGTTAAAGGTATTAGATGATGCAGACAAACCTCTACCAATTAAGGAAGAAGAAGTTGTAAATTGCTTTGATATAAATGAAGTTCAATGGCGATTTATCAAGTATCATTTAGAAAATCATGGTATTATTAAACATAATAGCATACATTTTCAGCAGGAGACATGGGACCATGCTTTTAAGCAAATATATACATATATTGAAAAACGAACGATGATAAAACAAGCAAAATTAGCTGAAATCATTGATTGGATTTATCAGCAAGACTGCTTGCGTAAACATTTGTATAAGGGATTTCAATCTTCTTATCAACCCCCAGTATTTCAATGCTGCAGCAATTGTGGATTTTCCTGGAAAGATTGGCAACCACAACAAACAAGGCGCAAAGGGAATACTTATTCTTGGCAGGAGCAGCTTAAAAATAAACTATTAATCGGAGGAGCAAATGAAACAACGTGA
- a CDS encoding helix-turn-helix domain-containing protein — protein MILEGIILSCLSKLQTERSISAVYHIVTGKKSIQTVQDIHLYHLQAYFSVCQHLPKSQFDQMITALTEQEMIKEIHHDEQVYMLTKHGSLWLHKNEPGLYLTWFHGLQYSSIARLFSDRLHLIIQTATNAKMSYFQFIPVVENPQVEHWVKQQYQKIKSSLDLFLSNLYQELFKLLCDFPDKLAKLFVERLTSFKDYGKSIYQLAGDYQMSAIDVQLMLTAIIHHMIQRIKANRDHFPILTKVIEDMVTSQITASAQTTDQLLKVGYSIEEIAEKRRLKVNTIYDHVVEIALYEEAFPIDRYVSDEDYHLVTEAFKIVRSYKLKLIKELVPSHISYFQIRLVLAVEQKLEALKLDDEAIF, from the coding sequence TTGATTTTAGAAGGAATTATACTGAGCTGTCTGTCTAAGTTGCAAACAGAAAGATCTATTTCCGCAGTTTATCATATAGTAACAGGGAAAAAGTCGATCCAAACCGTACAGGATATCCATTTATACCATTTGCAAGCATATTTTTCTGTATGCCAACATCTACCGAAGTCACAGTTTGATCAAATGATTACTGCTTTAACAGAGCAAGAAATGATCAAAGAAATCCATCATGATGAACAAGTATATATGTTAACAAAACATGGCAGTCTTTGGCTGCATAAAAATGAACCCGGCCTTTATTTAACATGGTTTCATGGATTACAATACAGCAGTATAGCCAGACTTTTTTCCGATCGATTACATCTAATCATTCAGACCGCTACAAATGCTAAAATGAGTTATTTTCAATTCATACCTGTTGTGGAAAATCCACAGGTAGAACATTGGGTAAAACAGCAGTATCAAAAAATCAAATCCTCCTTAGATCTATTTTTATCCAACTTATATCAAGAATTATTTAAATTATTATGTGATTTCCCAGATAAACTAGCAAAACTTTTTGTTGAACGTTTAACTAGCTTTAAGGATTACGGGAAGAGTATCTATCAATTGGCAGGCGATTATCAAATGTCTGCCATCGATGTACAGTTGATGCTTACGGCTATTATCCATCATATGATTCAACGAATAAAAGCAAATAGAGATCATTTCCCCATTTTAACCAAGGTAATTGAAGATATGGTAACTTCACAAATAACGGCATCTGCTCAGACTACCGATCAATTGCTGAAAGTGGGTTATTCTATTGAGGAAATCGCTGAAAAAAGGAGATTGAAAGTCAATACGATATATGATCATGTTGTAGAAATAGCACTATATGAAGAAGCTTTTCCGATTGATCGCTACGTCTCTGATGAAGATTATCATTTGGTAACCGAAGCTTTCAAAATAGTGCGTTCTTATAAATTGAAACTAATAAAAGAACTCGTGCCAAGCCATATATCGTATTTTCAAATCCGCTTAGTGTTGGCGGTGGAGCAAAAGTTAGAAGCGCTTAAGCTAGATGACGAAGCTATATTTTAA
- a CDS encoding ferredoxin codes for MTYYTRIDREKCIACGACIMAAPELYDCDDDCLAYSLKDRNQGITPVCEPLIEAMFDAHDGCPTDSVKIAKQPFHGLSLDDE; via the coding sequence ATGACTTATTATACTAGAATTGACAGAGAAAAATGCATCGCTTGTGGCGCCTGCATAATGGCAGCACCTGAGCTTTATGATTGTGACGATGATTGTCTCGCCTATTCCTTAAAAGATCGCAATCAAGGAATAACTCCCGTTTGTGAACCCTTGATTGAAGCAATGTTTGATGCACATGATGGTTGTCCAACAGATTCAGTAAAAATCGCTAAACAACCTTTCCATGGGTTATCATTAGATGACGAATAA
- the sigX gene encoding RNA polymerase sigma factor SigX, with amino-acid sequence MKITFDQLYDDHHQDLYQFIFYMVKDKTLTEDLLQEVYLKVFKSLPRFRGDSSVKTWILSIARHVVIDYFRSQKRKRKRFVDFFDWGEKGEKLKDAQPLPDEIAEQQEEIQNLYRCLDNCTVDQKSVIILRYIQSFSVRETAEILNFSESKVRTTQHRGLKVLKMAMEKYRKGEADYERL; translated from the coding sequence ATGAAGATAACTTTTGATCAACTATATGACGATCATCATCAAGACCTATATCAATTTATCTTTTACATGGTAAAGGACAAAACGTTAACAGAAGATTTACTACAAGAAGTTTATTTGAAAGTGTTTAAATCATTACCTCGTTTTAGGGGAGACAGTTCAGTTAAGACCTGGATACTCTCCATTGCACGTCACGTAGTTATTGATTATTTCCGTTCTCAAAAACGTAAACGAAAACGTTTTGTAGACTTTTTTGATTGGGGAGAAAAGGGAGAAAAATTAAAAGATGCTCAGCCTTTGCCAGACGAAATAGCCGAACAGCAAGAGGAAATCCAAAATCTTTATCGTTGTTTAGATAATTGTACTGTTGATCAAAAGAGTGTTATTATCCTTCGATACATACAATCGTTTTCCGTTCGTGAAACAGCAGAAATTCTTAATTTTAGTGAAAGTAAAGTAAGAACAACCCAGCATCGTGGTTTAAAGGTATTAAAAATGGCGATGGAGAAATACAGAAAAGGAGAAGCGGATTATGAGCGACTATAA
- a CDS encoding ECF transporter S component: MNTYKLTLLAILAAIAIVGRYWFSFIPNVQPVTSIIIIAGLLLGPVSAVILAFIITFVSNMLLGMGIWTVWQIISWGIIGILSGWMGKVFHPISLPFLLLFAIFSGYFFGFIISLITYQITGAFWPYYISGLPFDTNHAIGNAVFMVLFYPIITFLIRKYASNHFSVKRG; this comes from the coding sequence ATGAATACGTATAAGCTAACACTGCTTGCGATTTTAGCTGCGATAGCAATCGTTGGCAGATATTGGTTTTCCTTCATTCCAAATGTTCAACCAGTAACCTCGATAATTATCATTGCCGGTTTACTATTAGGACCTGTATCAGCAGTAATACTTGCTTTTATTATTACTTTTGTTTCGAATATGCTGTTAGGAATGGGCATATGGACGGTTTGGCAAATAATTTCTTGGGGAATCATCGGAATTTTAAGTGGCTGGATGGGAAAGGTTTTTCATCCTATTTCGTTGCCATTTTTATTGCTCTTTGCGATATTTAGCGGCTATTTTTTCGGTTTTATTATTTCTTTGATAACGTACCAAATTACTGGAGCATTCTGGCCTTATTACATTAGTGGTTTACCATTTGATACAAACCATGCCATTGGTAATGCTGTATTTATGGTCTTGTTTTATCCTATCATCACATTTCTAATCCGAAAATATGCGTCAAATCATTTTTCAGTAAAAAGAGGCTGA
- a CDS encoding DUF4430 domain-containing protein — translation MKRWFLRLTSLFIAIFLLVGCGAEKETPTNQTSNTNEEQTQEKQSEETVLITISKDDGAEYLHEKEIPIKEGDILMDVMEENFYIETDKSGEFITSIERLSAKEGEKKGWIYTVNGEMPNIGAAEYKLKPNDKVIFDFQAWK, via the coding sequence ATGAAGCGATGGTTCTTACGTCTAACCTCTCTTTTTATAGCTATTTTCTTATTAGTTGGCTGTGGAGCAGAGAAGGAAACACCGACAAACCAAACTTCGAATACTAACGAGGAACAAACACAAGAAAAACAATCTGAAGAAACCGTCTTAATCACTATTTCCAAAGATGATGGCGCGGAGTATTTACATGAAAAGGAAATACCGATTAAAGAAGGCGATATCTTAATGGATGTCATGGAGGAAAACTTTTATATTGAAACAGATAAAAGTGGCGAATTTATCACTTCTATTGAAAGGTTGTCTGCTAAAGAGGGAGAAAAAAAGGGCTGGATTTATACAGTAAATGGAGAGATGCCAAATATTGGTGCAGCTGAGTATAAGCTAAAGCCAAATGATAAGGTTATTTTCGATTTTCAAGCTTGGAAATGA
- a CDS encoding ATP-binding protein: protein MFWRSVVGKLAITILLLVSFVLFILTIFLLQFFEDFHIQEAEQDMLQTATKVSLLVESHEHKQLITETTERVKDPTSRVAIVFDDGELWVSDSEDSSLAKLEEDWLKRDELSKVLTDNQQIRKQIHLPGNEREAMIVGVPIDNQNAAIYVYQSLNVIDQTKAETTKIIFLAAGIAIVLTTIFAFFLSTRITSPLIKMREAAFDLARGEFNTKVPILTHDEIGELALAFNRMGRQLKFHLNALRQEKEQLSSIVSSMADGVITLSRSGEMIVTNAPADRFIEDWYYENNLTYDAEKRKLPDELYEILQEVIEGEKEAIHELSLQGRNWVMLMTPLYDQSYVRGAVAVIRDMTEERRMDKLREDFIANVSHELRTPISMLQGYSEAIVDDIAETKEEKNELAKIIHEESLRMGRLVNELLDLARMEAGHIHLNKEPVEINPYVERILKKFKGLAQENEITITLEKQIDEPVAKFDPDRIEQVFTNLIDNAIRHTSKNGYVNVKVINYKTDFQVEIQDTGSGIPEEDLPFVFERFYKADKSRARDKKKKGTGLGLAIAKNIIDAHHGSINVNSKLNQGTAFHFRIPHQDVE from the coding sequence ATGTTTTGGCGAAGTGTAGTTGGTAAACTAGCAATAACCATTCTATTGCTAGTTTCTTTTGTATTATTTATTTTAACGATTTTTCTCTTGCAGTTTTTTGAAGATTTTCATATACAGGAAGCGGAACAAGATATGCTGCAAACGGCCACAAAGGTCTCTCTTCTAGTAGAATCCCATGAACACAAACAACTGATAACCGAAACAACAGAACGGGTTAAAGACCCTACTAGCCGAGTAGCGATTGTTTTTGATGATGGTGAATTATGGGTTTCTGACAGCGAAGATAGCAGTTTGGCGAAATTAGAAGAAGATTGGCTAAAGCGAGATGAATTATCAAAAGTACTAACAGATAACCAGCAAATTCGAAAGCAAATTCACTTGCCAGGAAATGAAAGGGAAGCGATGATTGTTGGTGTTCCTATTGATAACCAAAATGCCGCCATTTATGTATATCAATCATTAAATGTAATTGACCAGACAAAAGCAGAGACGACAAAAATTATTTTTCTAGCTGCTGGTATCGCTATTGTACTGACAACAATTTTTGCCTTCTTTTTATCAACGAGAATTACATCGCCTCTAATAAAGATGCGGGAAGCAGCTTTTGATTTGGCCAGAGGTGAATTTAATACAAAGGTACCTATTTTAACACATGATGAAATAGGAGAATTAGCTTTAGCCTTTAATCGCATGGGAAGGCAGCTAAAATTTCATTTGAATGCACTGCGGCAAGAAAAGGAACAATTATCCAGTATTGTAAGCTCAATGGCTGATGGTGTTATTACACTAAGCCGTTCCGGAGAGATGATCGTTACGAATGCACCGGCAGATCGATTTATTGAAGATTGGTATTATGAGAACAATTTAACCTATGATGCAGAAAAACGAAAACTTCCAGATGAGTTATATGAGATTTTACAGGAAGTTATTGAGGGTGAAAAGGAAGCGATTCATGAGTTAAGTTTACAAGGAAGAAATTGGGTAATGTTAATGACCCCTCTTTATGACCAATCTTATGTTCGGGGTGCAGTAGCGGTTATTCGAGATATGACGGAAGAACGCAGAATGGATAAATTGCGAGAAGACTTTATTGCTAATGTTTCTCATGAATTGCGAACACCTATTTCGATGTTACAGGGCTATAGTGAAGCAATTGTTGATGATATCGCCGAAACAAAAGAGGAAAAAAATGAGTTAGCAAAAATTATTCATGAAGAATCATTGCGAATGGGGCGTTTAGTTAATGAATTATTAGACTTGGCTCGTATGGAAGCTGGTCATATTCATCTTAACAAAGAACCAGTAGAAATAAATCCATATGTAGAACGAATTTTAAAGAAATTTAAAGGTTTAGCTCAAGAAAATGAGATTACAATAACACTTGAAAAACAAATTGACGAACCAGTAGCAAAATTTGATCCTGATCGTATTGAACAAGTGTTTACGAATCTTATTGATAATGCTATTCGTCATACAAGCAAAAACGGTTATGTAAATGTAAAAGTTATTAATTACAAAACTGATTTTCAAGTAGAAATTCAAGATACCGGAAGCGGAATTCCAGAAGAAGATCTTCCATTTGTATTTGAGAGGTTCTATAAAGCAGATAAATCAAGAGCGAGAGATAAAAAGAAAAAAGGTACTGGTTTAGGCTTAGCAATTGCTAAAAATATCATTGATGCACATCATGGTTCGATAAATGTGAATAGTAAACTAAATCAAGGTACTGCTTTTCATTTTCGCATTCCACACCAGGATGTAGAGTAA
- a CDS encoding response regulator transcription factor, with the protein MEKETKVLVVDDEERIRRLIRMYMEREGFIVEEAENGTEALQFALDHHYDVILLDIMMPEMDGVEVCQELRKEKDTPVIMLTAKGEEANRVQGFEIGADDYIVKPFSPREVVLRVKALLRRVSSSSFQNADTTAKNILVFPHITIDHDAHRVTADGEEVNLTPKEYELLCFLAKSPDKVFNREHLLKEVWQYEFFGDLRTVDTHVKRLREKLNHVSPEAAKMIVTVWGVGYKFEVAED; encoded by the coding sequence ATGGAAAAGGAAACAAAAGTATTAGTGGTAGATGATGAAGAAAGAATACGTAGGCTGATCCGCATGTATATGGAGCGAGAGGGTTTTATTGTCGAAGAAGCAGAAAATGGAACGGAAGCATTACAATTCGCTTTAGATCATCATTATGATGTTATTTTACTTGATATTATGATGCCGGAAATGGACGGTGTAGAAGTTTGTCAAGAATTGAGAAAAGAAAAGGATACACCGGTTATTATGTTAACAGCTAAAGGCGAAGAAGCTAACCGAGTACAAGGCTTTGAAATTGGAGCTGATGACTATATTGTAAAACCATTTAGTCCAAGAGAGGTTGTATTACGGGTAAAGGCTTTGCTTCGACGTGTATCAAGTTCATCCTTTCAAAATGCCGATACAACAGCAAAAAATATTTTAGTTTTTCCACATATAACAATTGATCATGATGCACATCGAGTTACTGCAGATGGTGAGGAAGTTAATTTAACACCAAAGGAATATGAACTATTATGCTTTTTGGCAAAATCACCTGATAAAGTATTTAACCGTGAACATTTGCTGAAAGAGGTATGGCAATATGAATTTTTCGGCGATTTGCGTACGGTGGACACTCATGTAAAAAGATTACGTGAAAAACTGAACCATGTATCTCCGGAGGCAGCAAAAATGATTGTTACTGTATGGGGAGTTGGTTACAAATTTGAGGTGGCTGAAGACTAA
- the ccsB gene encoding c-type cytochrome biogenesis protein CcsB: protein MYNLIELSSTLLYTAFFLYLVATLFFSFTIGSKRKSDGKAAKIGITLTIIGFLTQLGYFITRWIGSGHAPVSNLFEYMTFFGMATVLGFIILYFIYKVTVLGLFALPIALIIIAYASMFPTEISPLIPSLQSHWLYIHVTTVSLSQGILTISFVSGLIYLIRQIDQTKTTKRTTWLELILYGLVLFIGFIISSTLFNVMNYQAVFEYPNTTGETMVQTEYHMPAIAAPTDGKLITDGVMKPWFEIPEWMHGTDAGRKFNTLIWSFIFGTGLYLLLRLVFRKRIGATIQPLLKKARPDLLDEITYRSVAIGFPLFTLGGLIFASIWAEEAWGRFWGWDPKEVWALITWFFYAAFLHLRLSRGWHGEKSAWLAAIGFGIIMFNLIVVNLVLAGLHSYA from the coding sequence ATGTATAACTTAATTGAATTAAGTAGTACACTGCTATATACTGCTTTTTTTCTTTATTTGGTTGCAACTTTATTTTTTTCGTTTACAATTGGAAGTAAGCGAAAATCGGATGGAAAAGCCGCTAAAATTGGCATTACCTTAACTATTATTGGTTTTTTGACTCAATTAGGGTACTTTATTACTAGATGGATAGGAAGTGGGCATGCTCCTGTCAGCAATTTATTTGAGTACATGACTTTTTTTGGAATGGCAACTGTCCTCGGGTTTATTATTCTTTACTTTATTTATAAGGTAACTGTTTTAGGACTATTTGCTCTTCCAATAGCTTTAATAATCATTGCTTATGCGAGCATGTTTCCAACAGAGATATCACCGTTAATTCCATCTTTACAAAGTCATTGGTTATATATTCACGTAACGACTGTATCGTTATCACAAGGAATTTTAACCATTAGCTTTGTGTCAGGGTTAATTTATTTAATTCGCCAAATCGATCAAACAAAAACAACGAAGCGAACAACCTGGCTGGAGCTTATTTTGTACGGCCTAGTCTTATTTATTGGCTTTATTATATCATCTACACTATTTAATGTTATGAACTACCAGGCTGTATTTGAATATCCAAATACGACTGGTGAGACAATGGTACAAACCGAATATCATATGCCGGCAATTGCAGCACCAACAGATGGAAAATTAATAACCGATGGTGTAATGAAACCATGGTTTGAAATACCTGAATGGATGCACGGTACGGATGCTGGTAGAAAATTTAATACGTTAATTTGGTCATTCATTTTTGGTACAGGTCTTTATCTATTGTTAAGACTTGTATTTAGAAAACGAATTGGAGCTACAATTCAGCCATTACTTAAAAAAGCAAGACCGGATTTACTTGATGAAATCACATATCGCTCAGTGGCTATTGGATTTCCGCTATTTACATTAGGCGGGCTGATCTTTGCATCGATCTGGGCTGAAGAAGCGTGGGGAAGATTCTGGGGATGGGACCCAAAAGAAGTTTGGGCGCTCATTACCTGGTTCTTTTATGCAGCCTTCTTACATTTGCGATTATCAAGGGGATGGCATGGCGAAAAGTCTGCATGGTTAGCAGCAATAGGTTTTGGTATTATCATGTTTAATTTAATTGTTGTAAACCTTGTACTCGCAGGGTTGCACTCTTATGCGTAA